The Triticum aestivum cultivar Chinese Spring chromosome 3A, IWGSC CS RefSeq v2.1, whole genome shotgun sequence genome includes a region encoding these proteins:
- the LOC123056865 gene encoding histone deacetylase HDT2, translating to MHIIDVKPGCKIRFSIEYGFIWQLTQAVLVKSKEADMATMFVKVGDKRICIGTLCSDRFPQTNFDLFFEKDFELSHTSSSATVSFRGYNIFHPAKGDEIAFDYDGSGDKNGDNDAVDDDGADDDDDDDQFSCPRENNSDNDAVDDYGADDDDDQFSCPRENNSDNDAVDDYGADDDDDQFSCPRENNSDNDAVDDDGADDDDDQFSCPRENNSEGQSDENEEEQKLKKSEHVNKRAAGSAFKVATSNKKPKVAKMSDPKTGDNGALHVATVHLAKKAGPATNEKPPKFSLQVLQHDKQEVIIEKIVRNKRKCVTVVKGLELFGVNLSDASKKFGKKFAAGASVVKCPNKKEQIDVQGDLSYAVVEFIKNTWPDVEILPANLKQRQWQRLCEDVRKLIFRGDELDLK from the exons ATGCACA TCATTGACGTTAAGCCTGGGTGTAAAATCAGGTTTTCAATTGAGTATGGCTTCATTTGGCAACTCACTCAG GCTGTTCTTGTAAAATCAAAGGAAGCAGACATGGCAACTATGTTTGTGAAAGTTGGTGACAAAAGGATATGCATCGGAACACTTTGCAGTGATAGATTCCCGCAAACTAACTTTGACCTGTTTTTCGAGAAAGATTTTGAACTATCACACACATCTTCATCAGCCACCGTCAGCTTCCGTGGCTACAATATTTTCCATCCAGCTAAAGGCGATGA GATCGCTTTTGATTATGACGGATCTGGAG ATAagaatggtgacaatgatgctgttgatgatgatggtgcggatgatgacgatgacgatgaccaGTTTTCT TGTCCGAGAGAGAACAATAGTGACAATGATGCTGTTGATGATTATGGTGCGGATGATGACGATGACCAGTTTTCT TGTCCGAGAGAGAACAATAGTGACAATGATGCTGTTGATGATTATGGTGCGGATGATGACGATGACCAGTTTTCT TGTCCGAGAGAGAACAATAGTGACAATGAtgctgttgatgatgatggtgcggaTGATGACGATGACCAGTTTTCT TGTCCGAGAGAGAACAATAGTGAAGGTCAGAGTGATGAAAACGAGGAAGAACAAAAACTTAAG AAGTCGGAGCATGTTAATAAGAGAGCAGCTGGAAGTGCTTTCAAGGTGGCTACTTCCAATAAGAAGCCAAAGGTGGCAAAAATGTCTGACCCTAAGACAG GTGACAATGGGGCTCTCCATGTGGCGACTGTGCACCTGGCAAAGAAGGCAGGCCCTGCAACCAATGAAAAGCCCCCCAAGTTCAGCCTGCAAGTCTTGCAACAT GACAAGCAAGAGGTTATTATCGAGAAGATTGTCCGCAACAAGCGCAAATGTGTTACTGTGGTGAAAGGCCTGGAATTGTTCG GTGTAAATTTGAGTGATGCTTCAAAGAAGTTTGGAAAGAAGTTTGCTGCTGGAGCTTCAGTTGTCAAG TGCCCAAACAAGAAGGAGCAAATAGATGTCCAAGGGGATCTATCGTATGCTGTTGTGGAATTCATTAAAAATACATGGCCTGAT GTTGAGATTCTGCCGGCAAACCTCAAACAAAGGCAATGGCAACGGCTTTGTGAAGATGTCCGCAAGTTGATCTTTAGAGGAGATGAACTTGATTTGAAGTAG
- the LOC123060858 gene encoding meiotic recombination protein SPO11-4, with translation MEGGMHLSRANDDLQSRFAFLPDKRCRVIKGQDYISVKGGFFQEGDGYNIFASYKKCDHDCAVAELPDSMKEEWYKRYFIAEEKMPRVVTETLKTVLETNIGTIEQRNGYTFRFPNCHKDNMEYDENSKVYLLLAGRNKRRSFQNRGQLNAATRTAWAIPKLRESLHSGREMSQRTLLYLNKRLYLDQAKSDGIINDLCCMTGCRRKSLNVVPAERGVVMGNILLRMKGGNNVSCSLGTPIPRKPELIQDVVVHEDAGDIEYILVVEKYTMMTYLEEMDYHNKHHCIILTGLGMPSISTRQFLKWLKDHTGLPVYGLCDPDPEGIEIISVYARGSVNAAFDNFNISVPSIRWIGLSTLDLDDYGLKLPGFCFADLTDLDTTTLSNICSDTMSNEWQRRIRHM, from the coding sequence ATGGAAGGTGGGATGCATCTGTCACGTGCCAATGATGATTTGCAATCACGCTTCGCTTTTCTGCCGGATAAGCGCTGTAGAGTTATAAAGGGCCAGGACTACATCAGTGTTAAAGGAGGCTTCTTCCAGGAAGGCGATGGGTATAATATATTCGCGAGTTACAAAAAATGTGACCATGATTGTGCTGTAGCGGAACTTCCAGATTCCATGAAGGAGGAATGGTATAAGAGATATTTCATTGCTGAGGAGAAGATGCCAAGGGTAGTCACAGAGACGCTTAAAACTGTACTGGAGACAAACATTGGTACAATTGAACAGCGGAACGGTTATACCTTCAGATTTCCCAATTGTCACAAAGACAACATGGAGTATGATGAGAACTCGAAGGTATACTTGCTTCTGGCAGGACGCAATAAAAGGCGATCATTCCAGAATCGCGGTCAACTTAATGCTGCCACAAGGACAGCTTGGGCTATCCCGAAATTAAGGGAATCACTTCACTCTGGAAGAGAAATGTCACAGCGGACTTTACTCTATTTGAACAAACGTCTGTATCTAGACCAGGCAAAGTCTGATGGGATCATTAATGACCTCTGCTGCATGACAGGGTGCAGGCGGAAGTCCCTCAATGTGGTCCCCGCCGAACGAGGCGTGGTGATGGGAAATATTCTCTTAAGGATGAAGGGGGGCAACAATGTAAGTTGCTCACTTGGAACACCAATCCCAAGAAAACCTGAACTTATTCAAGATGTTGTAGTCCACGAAGATGCAGGTGACATCGAGTACATCCTCGTTGTTGAAAAGTATACCATGATGACATACTTGGAAGAGATGGATTACCATAACAAGCATCATTGCATTATATTGACTGGTTTGGGAATGCCTAGCATATCAACCAGGCAGTTCCTGAAATGGCTTAAAGACCACACTGGACTACCTGTATATGGATTGTGTGATCCTGACCCCGAGGGAATTGAAATAATATCTGTTTATGCCCGAGGTTCCGTAAATGCTGCGTTTGACAATTTCAACATTTCTGTACCTTCAATAAGGTGGATTGGACTCTCAACATTGGATCTAGACGATTATGGGTTGAAGTTACCAGGCTTCTGTTTTGCCGATCTTACAGATCTTGATACAACAACACTGTCAAATATTTGCAGTGACACAATGTCAAATGAATGGCAACGTAGGATAAGGCACATGTAG